From Gimesia panareensis, the proteins below share one genomic window:
- a CDS encoding DUF1501 domain-containing protein, whose product MHCGQFRYQFSRRQMLQQCANGFGAAALTALLQDRAFSGITPERTHFPAKAKNVIFLYMDGGPSQVDTFDPKPLLSKYNGKSPGDFFKVEATQFDNVGKVLESPWKFKPYGQSGTPVSDLFPHVGSCIDDIAVIRSVVSNFPEHTFANYFLHTGSGLQGRPSMGAWVNYGLGSECQDLPGFVVINGGLIPPGGLDCFNSGFLPASFQGSVFKPGGSGIANVERQEKTSRAQVEKLKLMQQLDRFKQQQTGKHDEIESAISNYELAYKMQMAIPELMSLTSETKPTLDLYGFNAEYAPTRTFAAECLLARRLVERGVRFVELTCTSVKADRWDQHSNLKRDHANNALAVDQPIAGLLKDLKQRGLLDSTLVIWGGEFGRTPFAQGTNGRDHNPFGFSMWMAGGGVKGGTTYGATDEWGYKVVENRVEIHDIHATMLHLLGLNHTKSTFRFGGRDMRLTDVHGHVVHDVIA is encoded by the coding sequence ATGCATTGTGGCCAATTCCGATATCAGTTCTCTCGACGCCAGATGCTCCAGCAGTGCGCAAACGGCTTTGGTGCCGCTGCCCTGACAGCGCTCCTGCAGGACCGGGCCTTTTCCGGCATCACCCCGGAGAGAACGCACTTCCCGGCCAAAGCCAAAAATGTCATCTTCCTTTACATGGACGGCGGGCCGTCTCAGGTCGATACTTTTGATCCCAAACCGCTGCTCTCCAAATACAACGGTAAAAGCCCCGGTGATTTTTTCAAAGTCGAAGCCACCCAGTTCGACAACGTCGGCAAAGTCCTCGAAAGCCCCTGGAAATTCAAACCCTATGGCCAGAGCGGAACCCCGGTCAGCGATCTCTTTCCCCACGTCGGTTCCTGCATCGACGACATCGCCGTCATTCGCTCGGTCGTCTCCAATTTTCCCGAGCACACTTTCGCCAATTACTTTCTGCACACGGGCAGCGGTCTGCAGGGACGCCCCAGTATGGGCGCCTGGGTCAACTACGGTCTGGGCAGTGAATGCCAGGACCTGCCCGGCTTTGTCGTTATTAACGGGGGACTGATTCCCCCCGGCGGACTCGACTGCTTCAACAGTGGCTTCCTACCCGCCAGTTTCCAAGGCTCGGTCTTCAAACCCGGGGGCAGCGGTATCGCAAACGTGGAACGACAGGAAAAGACCAGCCGTGCCCAGGTGGAAAAACTCAAACTGATGCAGCAACTGGATCGCTTCAAACAGCAGCAGACCGGCAAACACGACGAAATCGAATCGGCGATCTCCAATTACGAACTCGCCTACAAAATGCAGATGGCGATCCCCGAGTTGATGTCCTTGACCAGCGAAACCAAACCCACGCTCGATCTGTACGGCTTCAATGCAGAATATGCTCCCACCAGAACTTTCGCCGCCGAATGCCTGCTGGCACGCCGGCTGGTCGAACGGGGCGTACGTTTTGTGGAACTGACCTGCACCAGCGTGAAAGCCGATCGCTGGGATCAGCACAGCAACCTGAAACGCGATCACGCCAACAACGCTCTCGCCGTCGACCAGCCGATCGCCGGTCTGCTCAAAGATCTCAAACAGCGCGGGCTGCTCGATTCCACGCTGGTCATCTGGGGAGGTGAATTCGGCAGGACCCCCTTTGCCCAGGGGACGAACGGCCGCGATCACAACCCGTTCGGCTTTTCCATGTGGATGGCCGGCGGAGGTGTCAAAGGGGGCACGACCTACGGCGCCACGGATGAATGGGGCTACAAAGTCGTCGAAAACCGCGTCGAAATCCATGACATCCACGCTACCATGCTGCACCTGCTCGGACTCAATCATACGAAATCCACGTTCCGCTTCGGCGGCCGGGATATGCGTCTGACTGACGTGCACGGACACGTGGTGCACGATGTCATTGCCTGA
- a CDS encoding PQQ-binding-like beta-propeller repeat protein, with protein MKQFLRAFCYTLAFLLCSLKGITAEDWPAFRGPLGNGIAQETQVPLKWSATENILWKVRLPAPGNSSPIVSNGRVFLTCAENEGRKRSLYCFDRKDGKQLWVRTVNYEKVMPTHKTNNYCGSTPVANGKRVVAWHSSAGLYCYDFDGNEIWHRDLGEFDHMWGYGVSPVLHEGKIILHCGPGKRVFMTAIELESGKTIWETDEPVENDGQRNNSRKYMGSWSTPVIARVNDRPLAICSMSLRVNAYDPDTGKIVWSCSGLRGQKGDLAYTSPVLADQICVAMGGFNGPAIGFRMQGTGDITESARLWRKEPNPQRISTGVFTGGHIFMANAGPNIVQCINPATGDIVWQERSGGAACWGSMVLANGHLYVTDQQGTTHVFQPNPERFEQAAQNKLGERSNSTPAFSDGQIFLRTFQHLYCIGN; from the coding sequence ATGAAACAGTTCCTGCGCGCGTTCTGTTACACTCTGGCGTTCCTGCTCTGTTCGCTGAAAGGAATCACTGCCGAAGACTGGCCTGCCTTTCGAGGTCCCCTGGGCAACGGTATCGCGCAGGAAACTCAGGTTCCCCTGAAATGGAGTGCCACAGAAAACATCCTCTGGAAAGTGCGGCTCCCTGCACCTGGCAACAGCAGTCCAATTGTCTCCAATGGTCGCGTCTTCCTCACCTGCGCGGAAAACGAAGGCCGCAAACGCAGCCTCTACTGTTTCGATCGTAAAGACGGCAAACAGCTCTGGGTCCGCACCGTCAATTATGAAAAAGTAATGCCCACTCACAAAACCAATAATTACTGCGGTTCCACTCCTGTCGCCAACGGCAAGCGGGTCGTCGCCTGGCACAGCTCAGCCGGTCTCTACTGTTATGACTTTGATGGAAACGAGATCTGGCACCGCGATCTGGGTGAGTTCGACCACATGTGGGGTTACGGTGTTTCCCCCGTCCTGCACGAAGGCAAAATCATTTTGCACTGCGGCCCCGGGAAACGGGTTTTTATGACTGCCATCGAACTGGAGAGCGGTAAAACGATCTGGGAAACCGACGAACCCGTCGAAAATGATGGTCAACGAAACAACAGTCGCAAATACATGGGCTCCTGGAGTACTCCCGTCATCGCCCGGGTCAATGACCGCCCCCTGGCCATCTGCAGCATGTCACTCCGCGTGAACGCCTACGATCCCGATACCGGTAAGATTGTCTGGAGCTGCTCCGGTCTCCGGGGACAAAAGGGAGACCTGGCATATACGTCCCCCGTGCTGGCGGATCAGATCTGTGTCGCCATGGGAGGCTTTAACGGTCCCGCCATCGGCTTTCGCATGCAGGGAACCGGCGATATTACAGAATCCGCACGCCTCTGGCGCAAGGAACCCAATCCGCAGCGGATTTCTACCGGCGTCTTTACTGGCGGCCACATCTTCATGGCGAACGCCGGCCCGAACATTGTTCAATGCATCAACCCTGCAACTGGCGACATTGTCTGGCAGGAACGTTCCGGGGGTGCTGCCTGCTGGGGTTCCATGGTTCTCGCCAACGGGCATCTGTACGTCACCGATCAACAGGGAACGACGCACGTCTTCCAGCCGAATCCAGAGCGTTTTGAGCAGGCCGCTCAGAACAAACTGGGAGAACGCAGCAATTCCACGCCCGCCTTCTCCGACGGGCAGATCTTCCTCCGCACGTTCCAGCATCTGTACTGCATCGGAAACTGA
- the murB gene encoding UDP-N-acetylmuramate dehydrogenase, producing the protein MSSIEDFKEILKPSEPLAKYSWFKIGGPAQFFLEPRNADELQAVVKCCAENEIPVRVFGGGSNILIKDSGVQGAVIRIHDQEFSQINVEGTTVTAGAGALLSNLVSQTVKEGLAGLEGLVGIPGTVGGALHGNAGGHNGDIGQFATSVSVLTARGEKFVRTADELSFSYRESSINELAILEATFELQQTDPDELTERMKKNWIMKKANQPLTHQSAGCIFKNPRGMHAGALIEQAGLKGTRIGGAEISDRHANFIINDENATTENVLDLINLAKNTVSEKFGVDLELEIELW; encoded by the coding sequence ATGAGTTCAATCGAAGACTTCAAAGAGATACTTAAACCTTCCGAACCACTGGCAAAATATTCCTGGTTCAAAATAGGAGGCCCTGCCCAGTTCTTTCTGGAGCCACGGAATGCGGACGAGCTGCAGGCGGTGGTCAAGTGTTGTGCAGAGAACGAGATTCCCGTGCGTGTGTTCGGGGGAGGCTCGAACATCCTGATCAAGGATTCCGGCGTGCAGGGCGCTGTCATCCGCATTCATGACCAGGAATTCTCACAGATCAACGTCGAGGGAACCACTGTCACCGCGGGAGCCGGGGCGCTGCTTTCCAATCTGGTATCTCAGACCGTCAAAGAAGGTCTGGCCGGCCTGGAAGGTCTGGTGGGGATTCCCGGTACTGTGGGAGGCGCACTGCACGGCAATGCCGGCGGGCATAATGGTGATATCGGCCAGTTCGCGACTTCTGTCTCTGTGCTCACGGCCCGAGGGGAAAAGTTTGTCCGGACCGCGGATGAATTGAGTTTCAGTTACCGGGAGAGCAGCATCAATGAGCTGGCCATCCTGGAGGCGACATTCGAGTTACAGCAGACGGATCCTGATGAACTGACCGAGCGGATGAAAAAGAACTGGATCATGAAGAAGGCCAATCAGCCTTTGACACACCAGTCCGCGGGTTGCATCTTCAAAAATCCGCGGGGCATGCACGCCGGTGCTCTGATTGAACAGGCCGGTCTGAAAGGGACACGCATCGGCGGTGCTGAGATCAGCGACCGCCATGCGAACTTCATCATCAACGATGAGAACGCCACGACAGAGAACGTGCTCGATCTGATCAACCTGGCTAAGAACACGGTCTCCGAAAAGTTCGGCGTCGATCTCGAGCTGGAAATTGAACTCTGGTAA
- the murC gene encoding UDP-N-acetylmuramate--L-alanine ligase produces the protein MILSKTNTHQQGLLNQDFRLDSAGLPASAHLVGICGSGMKALAEYLASAGCRVTGSDMSPSLPTDQALQEGGYRVHQGHDKRFVPEGTNVLIYSPAIGLANPERRFAQRMGIPQLSYTQMLGSLMRQKQGVCIAGTHGKSTTTALTAFVLENAGASPSAVIGAELCSQNLNGWAGEGPLFVAESCEYQRSFLNLYPHYAAITNIEPDHFDYFKNQDDMTSAYAEFVARIPADGSLIMPSTCLGAQQIREACRSNVSTFSLEQGADWWAADIKQTGFGQRFRLFHQGEYFSEISLQKRGKHNVSNAMVAAILCHSAGVSAEDIREGIYQFPGIRRRYERKGSYKGITLFDDYAHHPTAIQATLNLVRQEYPDRKVWCVYEPHQVSRTQAMMDYYARSFRLADEVLIAPVYAAREKLGTEPVDTSQELVQRILLHNDAVRFSSSLDQIVSTLETEAQSGDIIITMGAGEINRIHHEFNRRLQRDT, from the coding sequence ATGATCCTGTCAAAAACGAATACGCATCAACAGGGATTGTTGAATCAGGATTTTCGGCTCGACTCTGCCGGATTACCTGCTTCTGCGCATCTGGTCGGCATTTGTGGATCCGGTATGAAGGCACTGGCTGAATACCTGGCGAGTGCAGGTTGCCGCGTCACCGGATCCGATATGAGTCCGTCGCTTCCTACCGATCAGGCATTGCAGGAAGGGGGCTACCGGGTTCATCAGGGGCACGATAAGCGTTTTGTTCCGGAAGGAACCAATGTGCTGATCTATAGCCCGGCGATCGGTCTGGCGAATCCCGAACGTCGTTTCGCTCAGCGAATGGGCATTCCTCAGCTTTCGTACACGCAGATGCTGGGAAGCCTGATGCGGCAGAAGCAGGGGGTCTGCATCGCGGGGACGCATGGGAAAAGTACCACGACGGCGCTGACAGCGTTTGTTCTCGAAAATGCGGGTGCTTCGCCATCAGCGGTCATCGGAGCGGAGCTGTGCAGTCAGAACCTGAATGGCTGGGCAGGAGAAGGGCCTCTATTTGTAGCGGAAAGCTGTGAATACCAGCGCAGCTTTCTGAATCTTTATCCCCACTATGCGGCAATTACGAACATCGAGCCTGACCATTTTGATTACTTCAAGAATCAGGATGATATGACTTCCGCCTATGCCGAGTTTGTGGCCCGGATTCCCGCCGATGGTTCACTGATCATGCCTTCCACCTGTCTGGGAGCGCAGCAGATCCGCGAGGCCTGTCGTTCGAACGTGTCGACGTTCTCACTGGAACAGGGAGCAGACTGGTGGGCAGCGGATATCAAACAGACCGGTTTCGGACAACGATTCAGACTGTTTCACCAGGGAGAATACTTCTCTGAGATCTCGCTGCAGAAGCGGGGAAAGCACAACGTGAGCAATGCCATGGTGGCAGCGATCCTGTGTCATTCTGCGGGAGTGTCTGCAGAAGATATTCGTGAAGGGATCTACCAGTTTCCGGGAATTCGCCGGCGCTATGAGCGGAAGGGGTCCTATAAAGGGATCACACTGTTTGACGACTATGCACACCACCCCACTGCGATTCAGGCGACATTGAATCTGGTCAGGCAGGAATATCCGGATCGAAAGGTCTGGTGTGTGTACGAGCCGCACCAGGTCTCCCGCACGCAGGCGATGATGGATTATTACGCCCGCAGTTTCCGGCTGGCTGACGAAGTACTGATTGCACCGGTGTACGCAGCCCGGGAAAAGCTCGGAACGGAGCCCGTTGATACGTCCCAAGAGCTTGTACAGCGAATTCTTCTGCATAATGATGCGGTCAGATTCAGCAGTTCCCTTGACCAGATCGTCTCAACTTTAGAGACTGAGGCTCAATCTGGTGATATCATCATAACTATGGGTGCTGGCGAAATAAATCGGATCCATCATGAGTTCAATCGAAGACTTCAAAGAGATACTTAA